The nucleotide sequence TGGGGCCCTTGGACATGGTCAGCTCGACCACGCCGTACCGCTTGACCTCGCCGCCGCTCTCGGGGGTCTGCTCGCAGACGGTGTCCTTGTCCGCGTTCTCGCAGAACTTGGAGCCGACGTTCTTAATCTTGAAGTCGCCGTTCTCCCCTTGGCTCTTGGCGTCGGCGATCGTCTTGCCGACGAGATTGGGGACCGGGACCATGTCGTCGTTCTTACCGCCGCCGAACAGCGACTTCCCGATGAAGATCGCGCCGACCAGCACCAGTATCCCCGCGACGATCAGCAGGATCGTCGAGAGGTTGCTTTTCTTGCCGGAGCCCCCGCGCCCCCGGCCGCGGTCCGGCCGCTCGTCGTAGCCGAAGCCGCCGTCGTCCTCGCGCATCGGCGGGAGCATCGAGGTCTGCGCCCCGGCACCGGAGTTCTGCGGCCGCAGCATCGCGGTGGGCTGGTCGTCGGAGCCGTAGCCGACCGCGCCCAGCGCGGCGGTGGCGGCCACCGGCTGGCCCTCCAGGGCCGCCTCGATGTCGGCACGCATCTCGTCGGCCGACTGGTAGCGGTAGTCGGGGTCCTTGACCAGCGCCCGCAGGACGATGGCGTCCATCTCCGGGGTGATCTCGGGGTCGTATGTGCTCGGCGGCTGCGGGTCCTCCCGCACATGCTGATACGCGACGGCCACCGGGGAGTCGCCCACGAACGGCGGCCTTACGGTCAGCAGCTCGTAGAGCAGACAGCCGGTGGAGTACAGGTCGCTGCGCGCGTCGACGGTCTCGCCCTTGGCCTGCTCGGGGGAGAGGTACTGGGCGGTGCCGATGACGGCGGCCGTCTGCGTCATGGTCATACCGGCGTCGCCCATGGCGCGGGCGATGCCGAAGTCCATCACCTTGACCTGGCCGTCCCGCGTGAGCATGACGTTGGCCGGCTTGATGTCCCGGTGGACGATGTTGTTGCGGTGCGAGTACTCAAGGGCCTGGAGGATTCCGGTGGTCATCTCCAGCGAGCGCTCGGGGAGCAGCTTTCTGCCCGAGTGGAGAAGCTCACGCAGCGTGGAACCGTCGACGTACTCCATCACGATGTAGGGGATCGAGACACTGTCGACGTAGTCCTCGCCGGTGTCGTAGACCGCGACGATCGCGGGATGGTTGAGCGAGGCGGCCGACTGGGCCTCTCGGCGGAACCGGGCCTGGAAGGACGGGTCACGGGCGAGGTCCGCCCGGAGCGTCTTCACAGCGACAGTACGGCCGAGGCGGGTGTCGTGCGCGAGGTAGACCTCCGCCATGCCACCGCGGCCGAGCACTGAGCCCAGCTCATACCGGCCGCCGAGGCGACGCGGCTCTTCCATAGCTACTCCAGCCCTCTTCCGTGGTTCCCGGCCGCACCTGTGGGGGCCGGCGAAGTGCTGCTCGCGCATACCGTACCCGGCACGTCTTACGGGACCCGGCCTCAGTCGCTATCTGATACCGGACCGGTACGGCGACGTGCGGGATTGGTATCCGGACGTGACGGGGGTCACTTGTCGCTCTGGGTTTCCAGTACGGCTTGCATCACGCTCTTGGCGATCGGCGCGGCCAGCTTGCCACCGGCGATGTCGCCACGGAGAGTGTCGGACCCTTCGATGACCACCGCGACCGCGACCGGCGAGCCGTCATCCCCCTTGGCGTAGGAGATGAACCACGCATAGGGGTTCTTGCTGTTGGCGACGCCGTGCTGCGCGGTACCGGTCTTGCCGCCGACCGTGACGCCCGGGATCTGGGCGCTGGTGCCGGTGCCCTCCTTGACCACGGTCTCCATCATGCTCTGGAGCTTCTGGGCGTTCTCCGAGCTGAGCGGCTGGCTCATCTGCTCCGGGTCGGTCTGCTCGATGGTGTTGAGGTTGGGCGCGCGCAGCGAGTCGATCATGTACGGCTTCATCAGCTTGCCGTCGTTGGCGACCGCGGCGGCGACCATCGCCATCTGCAGCGGGGTGGCCCGGTTGTCGAACTGGCCGATGGCCGACATCGCGTTGCCCGGCTGGTCCATCTTCTCGGGGTAGACGCTGGCGTTGGTGCGGACCGGCGTCAGGACCTCCTTGTTGAAGCCGAACTTCTCGGCCTCCTCGAGCATCTTGTCCTTGCCGAGGTCGTCACCGAGCTTGCCGAAGACCGTGTTGCAGGAGTAGCGGAGCGCCTGCCGCAGCGAGGCGTTCTTGCAGGGGATGTTCCCCTCGTTGGGCAGGGGCTGGGTGGACAGCGGGAGCTTCCAGGGGTCCGGGGAATTGGTCGGCCCGTCGATGTCGGCGTACTTGCCGTTCTCCAGCGCGGCCGCCGCGGTGACGACCTTGAAGGTCGAGCCGGGCGGGTAGGTCTGCCGCAGCGCCCGGTTGAGCATCGGGTCGTCCTTGTCGACGTCCGGCTTGAGCGCGTTGTACGCGTCAGAGTCCTTCTTGGAGGCGCCCGCGATCTTCGAGGGGTCGTAGCTCGGGGTGGAGGCGAGGGCGAGGATCTTGCCGGTGCGCGGGTCGAGCGCGGCGACGGCGCCCTTCTTGTTACCGAGGCCCTCGAACGCGGCCTTCTGGGCCTTGCCGTTCAGGGTGGTGATGACGTCGCCGCCCTTCTGCTTCTTGCCGGTGATCATGTCGATCGTCCGGTTGAAGAAGAGGCGGTCGTCGTTGCCCGTAAGGATTTGGTCTTCGAGCTTCTCGATCTGGTTGGCGTCGAAGGCCTGCGAGGCGAACCCCGTGACCGGTGCCCACATGGGACCGTTCTTGTAGGTGCGCTTGTACTTGAAGTCGGTGCCGTTGGTCTCGACGGATCCGGTGATCGGCCGGCCGTCGACGATGATGTTGCCGCGCGGCTGGCCGTAACGGGCGATCAGGACCCTGCGGTTCTTCTCGTGGTTCTTGAGCTCGTCGGCCTGGACGTACTGGATCCAGTTGTCCCGCAGCAGCAGGGCGAAGACGAGGAGTCCGCAGAAGATCGCGATTCGGCGCAGCGGCTTGTTCACGGTCGGACCACCTGGGTCATCTCGGCGTCTGTGGTGGGAGCGGGCGTCGGCGCCGGACGGCGCGCGGTGTCGCTGATCTTGATCAGAATGGCGACGAGTGCCCAGTTGGCGATGACGGACGAACCACCCTGTGCGATGAACGGCATGGTCATACCGGTCAGCGGGATGAGGCCCATCACACCGCCCGCCACGACGAAGACCTGGATGGCGAAGGCCGCGGACAGGCCGATGGCCAGCAGCTTGCCGAACGGGTCACGGGCCGCGAGGGCGGTGCGCACACCGCGTTCCACGATCAGGCCGTAGAGCAGCAGGATCGCCATGGTGCCCGCGAGCCCGAGCTCCTCGCCGATCGTGGCCAGGATGAAGTCGGAGTTGGCGGCGAAGCCGATGAGGTCGGAGTTGCCCTGGCCGAGGCCGGTGCCGAAGACCCCGCCGGAGCCGAAGGCCATCATCGCCTGGGCGATCTGGTCACTGCCCCCGGTCTTGAACGCCGCGAAGGGGTCGAGCCAGGCGTCCACCCGCTGCTGG is from Streptomyces hygroscopicus and encodes:
- a CDS encoding penicillin-binding protein; amino-acid sequence: MNKPLRRIAIFCGLLVFALLLRDNWIQYVQADELKNHEKNRRVLIARYGQPRGNIIVDGRPITGSVETNGTDFKYKRTYKNGPMWAPVTGFASQAFDANQIEKLEDQILTGNDDRLFFNRTIDMITGKKQKGGDVITTLNGKAQKAAFEGLGNKKGAVAALDPRTGKILALASTPSYDPSKIAGASKKDSDAYNALKPDVDKDDPMLNRALRQTYPPGSTFKVVTAAAALENGKYADIDGPTNSPDPWKLPLSTQPLPNEGNIPCKNASLRQALRYSCNTVFGKLGDDLGKDKMLEEAEKFGFNKEVLTPVRTNASVYPEKMDQPGNAMSAIGQFDNRATPLQMAMVAAAVANDGKLMKPYMIDSLRAPNLNTIEQTDPEQMSQPLSSENAQKLQSMMETVVKEGTGTSAQIPGVTVGGKTGTAQHGVANSKNPYAWFISYAKGDDGSPVAVAVVIEGSDTLRGDIAGGKLAAPIAKSVMQAVLETQSDK
- a CDS encoding serine/threonine protein kinase; this translates as MEEPRRLGGRYELGSVLGRGGMAEVYLAHDTRLGRTVAVKTLRADLARDPSFQARFRREAQSAASLNHPAIVAVYDTGEDYVDSVSIPYIVMEYVDGSTLRELLHSGRKLLPERSLEMTTGILQALEYSHRNNIVHRDIKPANVMLTRDGQVKVMDFGIARAMGDAGMTMTQTAAVIGTAQYLSPEQAKGETVDARSDLYSTGCLLYELLTVRPPFVGDSPVAVAYQHVREDPQPPSTYDPEITPEMDAIVLRALVKDPDYRYQSADEMRADIEAALEGQPVAATAALGAVGYGSDDQPTAMLRPQNSGAGAQTSMLPPMREDDGGFGYDERPDRGRGRGGSGKKSNLSTILLIVAGILVLVGAIFIGKSLFGGGKNDDMVPVPNLVGKTIADAKSQGENGDFKIKNVGSKFCENADKDTVCEQTPESGGEVKRYGVVELTMSKGPKPAARVEVPDVLNVQYASAKGQLEAKGFKVEQKTQQSDQTAGKVIDQDPKGGKKVAKGATITLTVAEAQQKVVVPDVTTQKVADATAALEGKGLKVQTQEVDNGDAEAGTVTDQTPKGGQEVLPGSTVTLTVAKAAAENVPVPNLGGQKLKDAKKALQDLGLNVGNIAGPQDDEATVVASQPGAGTQVPKGQSVNLITVAGQGNGGNGNGGGDGGGIFGGQNGF